Proteins from a single region of Thermus neutrinimicus:
- the plsX gene encoding phosphate acyltransferase PlsX, with the protein MRIALDAMGGDRAPAVTVQGAVWAAKEGVEVLLVGEEARLRAELARLGASLPIHHAPDWIPMEEHATEVRKRRDSSIMVAMDLLKRGEVQAVVSMGHTGATMAAALFTLGRVKGVERPALLVEFPSQKGRTFLLDGGANADCRPSFLVQFAVMGLAYAEASGLRDPKVGLLSIGEEEGKGNALVLETYPLLKAALGERFFGNVEGRDIFLGTAEVVVTDGFTGNVVLKLAEGEAKVLLGWIKEALTSSPLARLGALLARGALRRVKERVDPAQYGAMPLLGVEGAVFIGHGSADALAVKNALLRARNLVAAGLLQRVRAGLSALHV; encoded by the coding sequence ATGAGGATCGCCCTGGACGCCATGGGGGGCGACAGGGCCCCTGCGGTCACGGTCCAGGGGGCCGTTTGGGCGGCTAAGGAAGGGGTGGAGGTCCTCCTGGTGGGGGAGGAGGCCCGCTTGCGGGCCGAGCTTGCCCGTTTGGGGGCCTCCTTGCCCATCCACCATGCCCCGGACTGGATTCCCATGGAGGAGCACGCCACGGAGGTGAGGAAGCGCCGGGACAGCTCCATCATGGTGGCCATGGACCTCCTGAAGCGGGGCGAGGTCCAGGCGGTGGTCTCCATGGGCCATACCGGGGCCACCATGGCCGCGGCCCTCTTTACCCTGGGGCGGGTCAAGGGGGTGGAAAGGCCCGCCCTCTTGGTGGAGTTTCCCAGCCAAAAGGGGCGCACCTTCCTCCTGGACGGGGGGGCCAACGCGGACTGCCGCCCTTCCTTCTTGGTGCAGTTCGCCGTTATGGGCCTGGCCTATGCCGAGGCCAGCGGCCTCAGGGACCCGAAGGTGGGCCTTCTTTCCATCGGCGAGGAGGAGGGTAAGGGCAATGCCCTGGTGCTGGAGACCTACCCCCTGCTGAAGGCGGCCCTGGGAGAACGGTTTTTCGGCAACGTGGAGGGGCGGGACATCTTCTTGGGCACCGCGGAGGTGGTGGTCACCGACGGCTTTACCGGGAATGTGGTCCTGAAGCTGGCGGAGGGGGAGGCCAAGGTCCTCCTCGGCTGGATCAAGGAAGCCCTCACCTCGAGCCCCTTGGCCCGGCTGGGGGCCCTTCTGGCCCGGGGGGCTTTGCGGAGGGTGAAGGAGAGGGTGGATCCCGCCCAATATGGGGCCATGCCCCTTCTGGGTGTGGAGGGAGCGGTCTTCATCGGCCACGGTTCCGCGGACGCTTTGGCGGTGAAAAATGCCCTTCTTAGGGCCA